From Pirellulales bacterium:
GCTCGCGCCGCAGCGCCCGCAGCACGCGGTGTGTCTCGGGCAGATTCTCGCAGTTCGTCCCCTCGCGCTCGATCAAGTAGGGAATCGCGTCCAGCCGCACGCCGTCGACCCCCATGTCCAGCCAGTGTCGCATCACGCGCGTCACCGCCTTGAACACCACGGGGTTGTCGAAGTTCAGGTCGGGCTGATGGTGGAAGAAGCGATGCCAGTAGTACGTTTCCGCCACCGGATCCCAGGTCCAGTTCGAGCGCTCGGTGTCGGTGAAGATGATCCGCGCCTCGCGATACTTCTCGTCGCTGTCGCTCCAGACGTAGAAATTGCGTTTGCTCGAGCCGCGCGGCGCCCGCCGCGCCGCCTGGAACCAGGGATGCTGGTCGGACGTGTGATTGATGACGATCTCGGTGATGATCCGCATGTCGCGGCGATGCGCCTCGCGCACGAACTGGCGAAAGTCGCGGACCGTGCCGTACGAAGGATGCACGCCGAAATAATCGGCGATATCGTAGCCATCGTCGCGCAGGGGCGAGGGATAGAAGGGCAAGAGCCATAGTGCCGTGACGCCCAGGTCCTGCAGGTAATCGAGCTTCTCGATCAGGCCCGAGAAATCGCCGATCCCATCGCCGTTCGCGTCGAAGAAGGCGCGCACGTGCAACTGGTAAATGATGGCGTCTTTGTACCACTCGGGCGACGAGCGATCGCGCGGGTCGTGCCTCATCGTGCGTCCACCTGTGCCGCGCGAAGACGGTCAGCTACGACTGAAATTCCTGCTTCCACACGCGGAAGGCGGCCATCGAGCGCCCGTGTACCTGGTAGCGGCGCCCCCCCGCCAGGTGCATGGCGCGACCTACCGTCCCGCACGTATCGAACAACGGTTCCCAGCGCGTGTTCGGGGTGATGCGCGGCAGGGTGAAGCGAATCGACTCGCCATGCGCGTTGAGCAAGAGCAACAACGTATCGCCGACGATCTCCTCGCCACGTTCGTCCGTCTCATCCATGAGCTCACCCGCCAGGCAGACTCCGATCGAGCGGACGAAGCCGGAATGCCAGGCACTATCGGTCATTTCCCGGCCCGAGGGCTCGAACCAGGTTACGTCTTTCAAACCCGCCCCGCGCAGCGATCTCCCCTGCGAGAACTTGCGCCGCCGCAGCACCGGCTGCCGATGGCGCAAGCGGATCAGCCCCGCCACGAACTCGAAGAACTTCAATTCTTCCTCGGTCAAATCCCAATCGAGCCAACTGATCTCGTTGTCCTGGCAGTAGGCATTGTTGTTGCCGTGCTGCGTGTGGCTCAACTCATCGCCGGCGCGAATCATCGGCACGCCCTGCGAGAGCAGCAGCGTGGCCAGAAAGTTCCGCTTCTGCCGCAGGCGGAGCGCTTTCACCTGCGGATCGTCGGTTGGTCCTTCGACGCCGCAGTTCCAGCTCAGGTTGTGGCCTTCGCCGTCCCGATTCCCCTCGTGATTCGCCTGGTTGTGCTTGTCGTTGTAACTCACCAGGTCTTCGAGCGAGAACCCGTCGTGCGCCGTCACGAAGTTGATGCTGGCGTAGGGCCGTCGCCCGCTGTGCTCGTAGAGATCGCTGCTGCCGCAGAGCCGGGTGGCCAATTCCGACACGGCGCCACCGTCGCCGCGCCAGAAGCGCCGCACCGAGTCGCGGTACTTGCCGTTCCACTCGGTCCACAACACCGGGAAGTTCCCCACCTGGTATCCCCCCTCGCCCAAATCCCAGGGCTCGGCGATGAGCTTCACCTGCGAGAGGATCGGATCTTGATGCACGATGTCGAAGAACGCCCCCAGGCGATCTACCTCGTGCAACTCGCGTGCCAGCGCGCTGGCCAGATCGAAGCGGAAACCGTCCACGTGCATCTCGAGCACCCAGTAGCGCAAGCTGTCCATGATGAGCTGCAACACGCGTGGGTGGCGCATGTTCAGCGTATTGCCACAACCGGTGTAATCCATGTAGTAGCGCGGATTGGCATGCACCAGCCGATAATAGGCGGCATTGTCGATGCCGCGCAGCGACAGCGTCGGGCCGAAGTGGTTTCCTTCGGCCGTGTGGTTGTAGACCACGTCGAGAATCACCTCGATGCCCGCCGTGTGCAGGGCGCGGACCATGCGCTTGAAGGCCCGCACCGATTGCCGGCCACCTCCCGATGGCGCGTAGCGACTGTCGGGCGCGAAGAACGACAGCGTGTTGTAACCCCAGTAATTCGACAGCCCACGCTCGACCAGATGTCGATCGTCGAGCCGGTGATGGACGGGCATCAACTCGATGGCCGTGATGCCCAACCGCTTGAAGTAGGCGATCGATTCCGCCGAGGCCAGCGCCGAATACGTGCCGCGCAGGTGTTTGGGAATCGCCGGGTTGAGCTTCGAGAAGCCTTTGACGTGCAACTCGTAGATCACCGTGCGGTTCCAGGGGGTGCGCGGCGGGCGATCGTCTCCCCAGGTGAACGCCGGGTCGATTACCTGGCCGAGCGGCGCAAAGGCCGCATTGTCGCGTTCGTCGACCACCAGGTCCGCGGCCGGATCGCC
This genomic window contains:
- the glgX gene encoding glycogen debranching protein GlgX, producing MGATWDGAGVNFAIFSEHATKVELCLFDSAHDVVETQRIPLPEQTDMVWHGYLPDVEPGQLYGYRMHGPYQPQAGHRFNAHKIVLDPYAKAVGRDVQWADEMFGYRIGDPAADLVVDERDNAAFAPLGQVIDPAFTWGDDRPPRTPWNRTVIYELHVKGFSKLNPAIPKHLRGTYSALASAESIAYFKRLGITAIELMPVHHRLDDRHLVERGLSNYWGYNTLSFFAPDSRYAPSGGGRQSVRAFKRMVRALHTAGIEVILDVVYNHTAEGNHFGPTLSLRGIDNAAYYRLVHANPRYYMDYTGCGNTLNMRHPRVLQLIMDSLRYWVLEMHVDGFRFDLASALARELHEVDRLGAFFDIVHQDPILSQVKLIAEPWDLGEGGYQVGNFPVLWTEWNGKYRDSVRRFWRGDGGAVSELATRLCGSSDLYEHSGRRPYASINFVTAHDGFSLEDLVSYNDKHNQANHEGNRDGEGHNLSWNCGVEGPTDDPQVKALRLRQKRNFLATLLLSQGVPMIRAGDELSHTQHGNNNAYCQDNEISWLDWDLTEEELKFFEFVAGLIRLRHRQPVLRRRKFSQGRSLRGAGLKDVTWFEPSGREMTDSAWHSGFVRSIGVCLAGELMDETDERGEEIVGDTLLLLLNAHGESIRFTLPRITPNTRWEPLFDTCGTVGRAMHLAGGRRYQVHGRSMAAFRVWKQEFQS